A single Ignavibacteriales bacterium DNA region contains:
- a CDS encoding acyl-CoA thioesterase, whose translation MKGKLMNLSVVTMTELVLPHHTNTLGNLLGGQLMHWIDICAALAAQKHSSRTCVTASVDKIDFHHPVRLGEIVTLIASVNRVFNTSMEVGVKVYTESYIQGTKTHSNSAYLTFVGVDGAGKPVPAIPVIPETAEEKRRFDEALVRRDARLSARKPLS comes from the coding sequence ATGAAGGGAAAACTGATGAACCTTTCCGTTGTGACCATGACGGAACTGGTTCTGCCTCATCACACGAATACCCTCGGCAATCTGCTTGGCGGACAGCTGATGCACTGGATTGATATCTGTGCCGCGCTGGCCGCGCAGAAGCACTCCTCGCGCACCTGCGTGACCGCGTCGGTGGATAAAATTGACTTTCACCACCCGGTACGGCTTGGTGAAATTGTCACCCTGATTGCCTCGGTGAACCGGGTGTTCAACACCTCCATGGAGGTTGGTGTAAAGGTATATACCGAGTCATATATACAGGGAACAAAGACTCATTCCAATTCAGCATATCTTACCTTCGTCGGGGTTGACGGTGCCGGGAAACCGGTGCCTGCCATTCCGGTAATTCCCGAAACAGCAGAGGAGAAGCGCCGGTTCGATGAAGCGCTTGTCAGACGAGATGCCCGGCTTTCTGCCAGAAAACCTCTTTCATAA